GGCAGGCGGCACACCGGCAAGCAGCGAGCGGCAGACTGCCGCCGAAGGCACGGCCAAGCTCAACATCTATAACTGGTCGGATTATGTCGATCCCGCCACCATCACCGAATTTGAAAAAAACAACGGCGTGAAAGTGCGTTACGACTATTACGACAGCAACGAAACGCTCGAAGCCAAAGTACTCACCGGCAGATCAGGCTATGACTTGGTGGCCCCCTCGATTTCCAAGGTAGGCCGCCAGATTAAAGCCGGCGCTTATCAGGAAATCGACAAAACCCTGATTCCCAACTACGCCAATCTCGACCCCGACCTGATGGCGATGATGGACAAAACCGATCCCGGCAACAAATACGCCGTGCCCTACTTTTGGGGAATCAACACACTGGCCGTCAATAAAGCCCAAGTGAAGAAGGCACTCGGCACCGACCGGCTGCCGGCCAACGAGTGGGATTTGGTGTTCAACCCCGAATACACCGCCAAACTGAAAACGTGCGGCATCAGTTTTTTCGACAGTCCTACTGAACAGATTCCGCTGGCTTTGAACTATTTGGGCAAAGATCCCAACAGCGAAAACGCCGAAGATTTGAAAGCCGCAATCGACTTGATGAAAAAAGTGCGCCCCGACATCAAACGCTTCAGCTCTTCGGGATATATTGATGATATGGCGGCAGGCAACCTATGCGTATCCGTAGGTTACGGCGGCGATCTCAACATTGCCAAAAACCGCGCCAAAGATGCAAAAAACGGCGTGGACATCGAAGTGCTTACCCCGAAAACCGGCGTGGGCATTTGGATTGATTCGTTTATGATTCCGAAAGACGCACAAAACGTTGCCAATGCCCACAAATACATCAACCACACGCTTGATCCTAAAGTGGCCGCGCAAAACGGCAACTTCGTTACCTATGCCCCCGCCAGCAAACCCGCACGCGAACTGATGGAAAAACAGTATGCCGAAGATGCCTCCATTTTCCCCGGCGAAGAAGCAAAAGCCAAGAGCTTCGTGATACTGCCCAAATCGCCCGATGCAGTCAAACTAAGTGTACGCCTGTGGCAGGGTTTGAAAGCCAACAAATAGGTATGAATGCGGAAACTTATAGAGATAACTGTTTGAAGCATAAAAGAACGGCTACAGTCTGATGGCCTCCGACCTCTACGTTGAAAGCTGCTTAGATCACTTCAAGCAGCTTTTTTCACTTCATATATACCAACTCTGCTCCAAACCGAGCCGCAGTTGTGGTCTGAAATTGAACCGCTCTCTCTCTTTTCCCTAGATCGGTTCTGCACAATATTCAACACCATATGCTCATCAATAGCTGCCTAAATGTACCACAACGGACATCTGAAAAGTGTACCCACTTTCCAGCCAATTCAGAATAGAGCACTTCTAGATGTCCATTCCCCGATTTCCCAGTGCTCACCACCGAAGACAAAGCCCAGCATATATTCCAGTTCGTTGTTTGGCAAAGCCCGCTCCAGCCGTTCCAAGTCGTCACGTTCCAGCCTGACGGTACAGCAGTTGAAGATATTTTCCCCGCCTTTTTCCCGATACAGGTTTTCCATCCGTCCGTGCAGGTGGTTGAATTTGCGCCAATAGGCAATATCGGTAGCCTGCGCTTGTTCGCGCTCTTCTTCGGTGGTCGGCACCACATCGGTTTGCCTGTCGCCCGTAAACTTTGCACGCATGGTATAACCATACATACCAAGTCCCATTTGTCATTCCTTTCATAAAAAATGTAACAATACACAACCATCGGATGCGGCAGCTGAAATGCGGGATTGGCCGTAACGGCGCCGGCAGCCGAGTCCAGGAGGCGGAGCCGCGTATTGATGCAGCGGTATCCGCCCGTATTGCCAAAGATACCGCCGAGGCCAACGAGGCCTTTTTAGGCCGTCTGAAAAAGCTGCCGGCAATTGCATTTGCGGCGGTTTTGGTATTGATGATGCTGTTCGTTTTATTGGTAACTTGAGGGTTCTCCAATGGAATTCTTTCTTAGACGTTTTGTGGTTGGTTTTATCCTCAATCCTGTTCGGTTATTTTGTTATGGAAAATCTTTCTAATAATGAATGCTGACCTTGGTACTTGTCTTTGGCGGCTGCATTACTTTGCCGGCACTTAAAGAGTGATTAGGAGGATAGTAATGGATGAATTAAGAAAAAATTTTTAGGGGCTGTCCTAGATAACTAGAACAAATCCTGCTTTACTAATTGTTTTAAAATAGAAATTTGAAATTTTATCTCACTGTTGTTAAAACGCCATTCACACTCTTTCAAATACAGTTCAAAATGCTCTTTGGGAATGCCGTTAAACTTGCGTAAATGGCGTTTTGCTTGGTTCCAAAAGTTCTCAATTCCGTTAATGTGATTTTGTCGCTCAGCAAAATGTGTGCTGTGATTGATCCGAAAATGTGAAAATTCGCTCACATCAAGAACGTCATAACTTTTGTAACAATCGGTATAAACAATGCTATCAGGCTTCACTTGCTCGCGGATAATTGGCAATAAAGTCGCAGTTTGTGTATTGGGTACGGCAACGGTGTAAACCTTACCATTACGCTTCAAAAGCCCGAATACAGCCACTTTGCCAGCCGCACCGCGACCACGTTTGCCTTTGCGTTGTCCGCCAAAATAGCTTTCATCAACTTCTACTTCACCATCAAGCATTTCCAGATGCGGGCTGTTGTGATAGATAAGTAAGCGCAAACGGTGGAAGTAATAGGCAGCGGTATTTTTATTGACGCTAACTAATTGCGCCGCTGTGCGAGCGGTAACACCTGCAACAAATAGTTCAATCAGTTTGTTTTGCTTGTACTGACTTAAACGACTTTTTCTCATAGGGATTATTCTAACCTGAAGTTAAATTTCCCTAGTTATCTAGTACAGCCCCAATTTTTATTTCTTTTGCCGGGGTATTTTACATTTGGTCGGAAGTTTGCCGTCATGGGGCAAATCTTTTCTTACCCGCGCCCGGTATATTGTTTCTTTAATGAGCAGGCTGGTTTTGGCTTTTGTGCTGCCGGTGTTTTTTCTCAAATCGTTAAAAAAAGAAATGGAAATGATCGAAAAAGCAGCCGGTGAATCGTTGGCAGGCTTGGCGGCAATGCTGTTCTGTCTGTTTTCCTTTTCTTTTCAAATTGCCGCCGCAGTCTTTGCTTTTTCGCACCAAGCGTGGCGCCATGTTGCAGATTGCGAATGGCGCACCGCCGGTGCCTGTCTGATTGTTGGGTCATTATGTCGTGTTTTTTATGTGTTGGAGTATCAAAAAAGTGATAACGATAGGGAAAAACACGGGAGAAATCGGATGCTGATTGAAGCTGCCCCCGCCGTCCGCACCGTCAAAGTCTCTGCGGGATACACCCCGCCGCCAAACCGGCTACCCGCATTACCGGCTGTTACCGGTACAGACAGAAGCAGGCAGATTCCACTGCCTGCTTTTTTACGTTTCTGCCGCAGACTATCTGATAATCGAGCCGAAAATCAAACGGCATTTGGCGGTCAGAAAGCTGGCGGAGTTTCTGAAAACCGCCACCTACCCCGTGTATGAAACCGTATATGGAGCATCACTGTGAAAACCTACGATGTAACCGAAGCGGCGGCCTACTGCAAATGCCATCCCGAAACGATACGGGAACATATCCGTGCCGGCCGGATTGCCGCATCCAAACCCGGCCGCAAATACTGTATAACTCAGCCTGCCCTTGACGCTTTTCTGTGTGGTTTGCAAAATGCACAATTGCAGGCTTCACTCGAAAGCAGGAGTGAAGAAAAATGCTTAAAACTGAAGGATTATATCGCCGTAGGAGCGGTATCTGGTACATTGACTTGACAACACCCAGCGGAAAAAGAGTTAGACGCTCTGCTCGTACAAAAGACAAAAAATCAGCTGAAGAACTGAGAGATAAACTTAAGCATGATGCTTGGCGGGTTTCCGAACTTGGCGAAAAGCCTAAGCGTTTATGGGATGAAGCCGCTTTAAAGTGGCTTAAAGAAAGGGGCTGTACTAGATAACTAGGGAAATTTAACTTCAGGTTAGAATAGTCCCTATGAGAAAAAGTCGTTTAAGTCAGTACAAGCAAAACAAACTGATTGAACTATTTGTTGCAGGTGTTACCGCTCGCACAGCGGCGCAATTAGTTAGCGTCAATAAAAATACCGCTGCCTATTACTTCCACCGTTTGCGCTTACTTATCTATCACATACAGTCCACATCTGGAAATGCTTGATGGTGAAGTAGAAGTTGATGAAAGCTATTTTGGCGGACAACGCAAAGGCAAACGTGGTCGCGGTGCGGCTGGCAAAGTGGCTGTATTCGGGCTTTTGAAGCGTAATGGTAAGGTTTACACCGTTGCCGTACCCAATACACAAACTGCGACTTTATTGCCAATTATCCGCGAGCAAGTGAAGCCTGATAGCATTGTTTATACCGATTGTTACAAAAGTTATGACGTTCTTGATGTGAGCGAATTTTCACATTTTCGGATCAATCACAGCACACATTTTGCTGAGCGATAAAATCACATTAACGGAATTGAGAACTTTTGGAACCAAGCAAAACGCCATTTACGCAAGTTTAACGGCATTCCCAAAGAGCATTTTGAACTGTATTTGAAAGAGTGTGAATGGCGTTTTAACAACAGTGAGATAAAATTTCAAATTTCTATTTTAAAACAATTAGTAAAGCAGGATTTGTTCTAGTTATCTAGGACAGCCCCTAAAGAAAAGGCGGCAAAAAGAAGTATAGAAGACGACAAGTCGAAAATACGAATGCTGACACAATTCAGGGGAGTTTATTTGCATCACATTGATAACGAGTTCGTGATGAGTGTGGTGGGGAATCTGAATTGCAAAGACAGTACAAAGAACCGCTATTTATCTCTTATCATTTCTATTTTGAATGCAGCTGCAAAAAAATGGAAATGGATAGACAAAGCACCATTGATAGAAAAATACAAAGAGAATGAAGGGCGAGTTCGCTGGTTAAAGTCTGCTGAAGCACAAAGGCTGATAGGGGTAGCAAAACCAAGGTACTTCGCCGATCTGATTATATTTAGTCTTAATACTGGTTTAAGACAAAGTAATGTTTTAAATCTTAAGTGGGACCAAATAGATTTAGATCGTCAAGTTGCTTGGTATTATCCTGATGAGATGAAAGCTGGAAAAGCTTTGGGTGTTGTTTTAAATGAAGCCACGATTGGGGATTTAAGGTGGCAGATAGGGAAACATTCCAAATATGTTTTTGTGAGGCTCTAGACTAGCAGAATAGCTCTGTTAGCCTGGAAAAATGAAATATAACACCAAGTTAAGTGACCATCAGCTCAAAAAATTATCAAGCATTTTTGTGTCGGTATAGAAGCCTCAAAACCGCTTTGCCGACAGGCTTCAACCGCAATACCATCAACCACCGGTATCGCATTTTCAGACACGAAATATACTGCTGCCAAAGCGGGCAAAAAGACCTGTTATACGGCAGCATAAAGGTTGATGAAAGCTATTTGTAGCGCGGTTTCCATGGCGAGTCAAAGCGTGGCAGAGGAACGCTTAAACAACCCGTCTTTGGTATTTTCGAAAGAGACGGCAGGGTTTATACCGAAATCGTTCCTGATTGTAAAAAGCAAACACTTCAAGCTGTTATATTGGGAAAGGTCTCTCTGGAGAGTGTTTTTATTCTGATAGCCGGCGCGGTTACAGCGGCCTGGTCGATAAGCCGGCTACTCTACATTTGTGCGTTAATCACGGACAAAATGAGTTTGCAGATGGTACCGGGCGCATCAATGGTATTGAAAGCTTCCGGAGTTTTACCAAACTAAGGCCCGCCAAATTCAACGGCGTAACCAAAAACTTTGATTTGCACCTGA
This genomic interval from Neisseria musculi contains the following:
- a CDS encoding tyrosine-type recombinase/integrase translates to MLTQFRGVYLHHIDNEFVMSVVGNLNCKDSTKNRYLSLIISILNAAAKKWKWIDKAPLIEKYKENEGRVRWLKSAEAQRLIGVAKPRYFADLIIFSLNTGLRQSNVLNLKWDQIDLDRQVAWYYPDEMKAGKALGVVLNEATIGDLRWQIGKHSKYVFVRL
- a CDS encoding IS1595 family transposase; the protein is MRKSRLSQYKQNKLIELFVAGVTARTAAQLVSVNKNTAAYYFHRLRLLIYHNSPHLEMLDGEVEVDESYFGGQRKGKRGRGAAGKVAVFGLLKRNGKVYTVAVPNTQTATLLPIIREQVKPDSIVYTDCYKSYDVLDVSEFSHFRINHSTHFAERQNHINGIENFWNQAKRHLRKFNGIPKEHFELYLKECEWRFNNSEIKFQISILKQLVKQDLF
- a CDS encoding phosphoglycerate kinase, which codes for MGLGMYGYTMRAKFTGDRQTDVVPTTEEEREQAQATDIAYWRKFNHLHGRMENLYREKGGENIFNCCTVRLERDDLERLERALPNNELEYMLGFVFGGEHWEIGEWTSRSALF
- a CDS encoding helix-turn-helix domain-containing protein; this encodes MKTYDVTEAAAYCKCHPETIREHIRAGRIAASKPGRKYCITQPALDAFLCGLQNAQLQASLESRSEEKCLKLKDYIAVGAVSGTLT
- a CDS encoding polyamine ABC transporter substrate-binding protein, with amino-acid sequence MKKTLLFSALASLFLAACGGSGGSGTQQAGGTPASSERQTAAEGTAKLNIYNWSDYVDPATITEFEKNNGVKVRYDYYDSNETLEAKVLTGRSGYDLVAPSISKVGRQIKAGAYQEIDKTLIPNYANLDPDLMAMMDKTDPGNKYAVPYFWGINTLAVNKAQVKKALGTDRLPANEWDLVFNPEYTAKLKTCGISFFDSPTEQIPLALNYLGKDPNSENAEDLKAAIDLMKKVRPDIKRFSSSGYIDDMAAGNLCVSVGYGGDLNIAKNRAKDAKNGVDIEVLTPKTGVGIWIDSFMIPKDAQNVANAHKYINHTLDPKVAAQNGNFVTYAPASKPARELMEKQYAEDASIFPGEEAKAKSFVILPKSPDAVKLSVRLWQGLKANK